The DNA window TCCCCTCCCGCCGGGGGGCCCCCGGACGGCCCGCGAGCGGATGCGCCTCCTCGTACATCCGGACGAGATGGCTCACGTTGACCCGCGCATACCGCTGCGTCGTGGACAGCGAGGCGTGCCCGAGCATCTCCTGGATCGCCCGGAGGTCCGCCCCCGACTCGAGCAGATGGGTGGCGAAGGAGTGCCGGATCCCGTGGGGCGACAGGTGGCGCCCGACCGCGCCGACCCGGGCGCCGAGCCGCTCACGTAGGATCCTTGCCACGCTGCGCGGCGTGATTCCCAACCCCGATCCTTTTCCGACGTTTCCCCGCAGGTTGAGGAAGAGCGGCTCGTCCTGCGCGCTCCGGAACTCGCCGCAGGCAGGGGGCCGGGCGGCAAGGTACAGGTCGATCGCATGGACCGCCTTCCCTCCGACGGGTACGACGCGGACCTTTCTCCCCTTTCCCGTGACGCGGACGGTGGACGACTCGGCGGAGAAGTCCCGCATCCGGAGGGAGCAGAGCTCCCCGACGCGAAGCCCGGAGGAGTACAGGAGCTCGAGGATCGCGGCGTCCCGCTTCTCGCGGAGGGTCCCGGCCGGAAGGCCCCGCAGGAATGCATCCATCTCGTCGACGGGAAGAAATTCCGGCAGCCGCATCGTGCAGCGCGGCGCGGGGATCCCCACGGCGGGATTGGCGTCGATCTCGCCCTGCGCGACGAGGAACCCGAGGAAAGTCCTGACCGCGGACACTTTCCGGGCGGCCGTCGCCGGACGGATCTTCTCCCCGGTATCCCCGCGCGTCGCGTCGAACTGCAGGGAGAAGAACCGGCGAAGATCCGCGGCGGTCACCTTCGCCCAGTCGACGGGATCCTCGTCCCCCGCGTTCCTCTCTTCCCGCAGGAACCGCTGGAGGAGTTCCACCTCCCTCCGGTACGCGCGCACGGTTTCCTCCGAGGCGTTCCGCTCGGCCGAAAGAAACCCCGTGAACCGCTCGACCGCAGGCTTTCCCACGATCCCCCCCCGCGCAACGGAAAAGAGTTTTGTAACACTCGCGGAAACAGATTACAAGATACAACGGTTTCAAAGGGTTACGGTTGACAGAATGCGACAGGGAAAGACGGAACCGGCGGCGATCCGCAATCCGGAAACGGGGAGAGCGCATGGAAAATCAGCGGTCGGCGGCGAAGGTCCGCATCGCGGCAAGCGCAACCTCCGCCTTCCTCTCCTTCCGGTCCCGCTTCCGCCGCACGGACACTTCGGGAAGAAGCCCGAAGTTGGCGTTCATCGGCTGGGCCCGGTCCGGACCCGGCGTGGTGATCCGTTCCATCAGCGCGCCGATCATCGTCTCCCGCGGGAAGGGACGGGGATCTTTCCCGGCATGCCGAAGCCCCACGGAAATCGCCGCGACCAGCCCGGACGCGATCGACTCGACGTATCCCTCGACCCCGGTGATCTGGCCCGCGAAAAACAGGCCGGGGCGGCTGCGGGACTCCATCCACGGGTGGAGGTGCCGCCGGGCATCGAGGAAACTGTTGCGGTGCACCGATCCGAACCGGAGGAACTCCGCGGACGAAAGCCCCGGGATCATCGAAAATACCCGCTTCTGCTCCGGGTAGGTCAGGCGCGTCTGGAATCCGACCAGGTTGTGCATCGTCCCCGCCTCGTTTTCCTTCCGAAGCTGGACGACGGCGTGGGGGATCCTGCCGGTCCGCGGGTCCCGCAGGCCGACAGGCCGCAATGGACCGAACAGGAGGGTTTCCGGACCGCGCCGCGCGATCTCCTCCACCGGCATGCACCCCTCGAAGTACCTCGGTTCCTCGAACGCCCGCAGCGGCACCGTCTTCGCCGTCAACAGGGCGGCGAGGAACGCCTCGTACCGTCCCCGGTCCATGGGGAGGTTCAGGTAGTCTCCCGTCCCGACGCCGTACCGGTCGGCGACGAACGACTCCCCGGCGTCGATCGTCGCGGTGTCCACGATCGGCGATATGGCGTCGTAGAAGTAGAATCCGTCGTCCCCCAGGACGTTGCGGATCGCGGATGCGATGGCTTCCGATGCGAGGGGCCCGCAGGCCAGGATCACCAGCGGATCTCCGGGGATCTCCTTCACTTCCTCCTCGTGGACGCGGATGCCCGGACAGGATCGGATCGCCTCCGTGACCCTCCTGCCGAACTCCTCCCGGTCGACCGCCAGCGCCTTCCCCGCGGGGACCCGGGAAGCCTCCGCGATGGGGAGAAGGGCGGACCCGTGAATCCGAAGCTCCTCCTTGAGAAGGCCCTTCCCCGAGGTCGGCTCCACGGAGCCGAGGGAGTTGCTGCACACGAGCTCCGCGAACCGGCCCGACCGGTGCGCGGGGGTGAGTTTCGCGGGACGCATCTCGTACAGGTCGACGGCGACGCCGGCGCGGGACAGGAGAAGGGCCGCCTCCGAACCGGCGAGACCCGCTCCCACGATCGTGACGGAGCGGTCAGCCATCGCCGTTCCGCTCCACGCTCCTGCCGGACGCGACCGGGAGGAACACCGAGAAGGCGCACCCCTTGCCCGGCGCCGGGCGAACCTCGATGAACCCCTTGTGCTGATGAACGATCCGCTGGGAGATGGAGAGACCGAGGCCCGTCCCCCCCTCCTTGGTCGTGAAGAACGGGTTGAAGATCTTTTCCAGGTTTTCCGGCTCGATCCCGGCCCCGGAGTCGACCACCATCGCGACGACGTACCGGGCCCCGTGGCGGATCTGCTCGAAACCGTCGATCATCACCTTTCCCCCCGACGGGACGGCCTGCACCGCATTGCGGACGAGGTTCCACGCCACCTGCTTCAGCTGCTCGCCGTCCCCCTCCACGAGGAGCGTCTTCAACGGAGCGAGTTCGATCGCCACGCCTTTCTCCCGGGCCTCCCCCGCCCGGACCGCCTCGGCGACGTCCCGGAGCAGCGTCGCCACGTCGAGGCACGTCGTATTCCTTTGGGAGGGGCCGGTATAGGCGAGGAAGTCGGTGATGAGTCCGTTCAACCTCTGGCTTTCCCTCCCGATGATGTCGAGGAGGGTCGCCGATTCGGCGGAGGAGGCCGCCGACTCCCGGAGCAACTGGGAAGATCCGGCGATCGACGCGAGGGGATTCCGGATCTCATGCGCGAGACCGGCGGCGAGCTCCCCCACCCCCGCCAGGCGATCCGCGATCCGGACGCGCTCCTCCATCTGCCGGATGGGGGTAAGGTCCTGGAAGATCACCACGCGGCCGATCGAGTGTCCTTCCGCATCCTTCATCGGAGATGTCGAGAACCCGAGAAAGACCTCCGTGCCGTCCGCCCTCAGGAACCGGATCTCCGCGCGCGGAACCCGGGAATCGTCCCTGCCCTCCCGCGCCTCCCACCCCTCGACCCCGGCGAGGACCTGCCGCATCGGCTTCCCGACCGTGTCCTCCCGCGACATGCCGAGAATGGCGCACGCCGTGTCGTTCACCAGGTTCACCGTTCCCTGCGTGTCGATCGTGAGGAGGCCGGACGGCATGTTGTCGATCACGTGTTTGTGGAAGCTCTCCAGTTTCTGGATCACGTCGTCCCGGTCGCGGACTTTCTCCTTCCCCTTCCGGATCTCCTCGCCGAGGAGCCCGGACAGGACTCCCGTGATGAGGAACGCCGTGGAGTGCGTCATCGCCGAACGGACGAATTGGAAAAACGTGATGGATGTCGCGTCGAACCCGGGGGGCAGGAGAATCCCGCGCATCTGCAGGTAGGCGAGGACGGTGTACGCAGCGGAGGAGAGGAGCGCCCAGCCCACCGCCCCGCGAAGGTACCGTTCGAGGCTCCCGAGCAGGATCACGACCACGAACATGAAGGAGAAGATGCTGTCGTAGAGGCCCGTCGCGAAGACGATGATTGAGATGAACGCGACGTCCGCGACGGCCTGGAGGATGACCCCGTACAGCGGGAGATCGACGCTCCCCCACGCGGCGTACCGGAGAAGCAGCCAACCGTAGGAGAACAGGACGGCGAAGTACAGAAACTGGAAACCGCCCGTGAGAAGCAGTTCCGGCGACCGGATCTGCACCGAAACCACGGACGCCAGCAGGGCGAACGTGATCCCGGTACGGATCAGGAGAAGGTTTCTCCCCCCCGCCCGCTTCCCCTCGGTTCCCTCCCCGGGGTCACGGGCCAATCGTTATCCCCCGACGGCTCCCGCCAGCTTGAACACCGGCAGGTACATCGCGATGACCAGTCCGCCGATGACGACGCCGAGGAAGACCATGAGGATCGGCTCGAGCAGCGCCGTCATCGCCTCGACGGCCGAGTCGACCTCGTCGTCGTAGAAGTCGGCGATCTTGGTCAGCATCGCGTCGAGGGCGCCCGTGGCCTCGCCCACGGCGACCATCTGGGTCACCATCGGAGGGAACACCTTGCTGTCCGCCAGCGGTTCCGCGATCGTCTTCCCCTCGCTGATGCTCGCGCGGGCCTTGAAGATCGCCTCCTCGATGATCTTGTTTCCCGCCGTCTTCGCCACGATGTCCATGCTCTCGAGGATGGGGACGCCGCTGCTTACCATCGTCCCGAGGGTCCGCGAGAACCGCGCGACCGCGATCCGCTGCAGGAGGGAGCCGACGACCGGCATCCGCAGCAGAAGGCGGTCGATGTTCCTCCGCCCGCTTTCCTGCTTGTAGTACCAGCGGAACAGCGCCACGAACAGGAAGACCCCGATGATGAAGACCAGGAAATATTTCCGTGTCCAGGCGCTGAGACCGAGGACGAACTGCGTGGGAGCGGGGAGCGCCTGCCCGAAATCGGAGAACATCTTCGCGAAGATCGGGATGACGTACACGAGCAGGACGACCGTAACGATGACGGCGACGGCGAGGATCGTGGACGGGTAGACCATCGCCCCCTTGATCTTCTTGGCGAGCTTCATCGCCTTCTCGATGTAATCCGCGAGGCGCGACAGGATCGTGTCGAGCATGCCGCCCACCTCTCCCGCGGCGACGAGGTTGACGAAAAGGGAATCGAACACATTCGGGTGCTTGGAAAGGGCGTCGGCGAAGGTGGAGCCGCTCTCCACATCCTCCTTGATCTTCAGGATCACCTTCTTGAACGTCGCGTTCTCCTGCTGCAGCCCAAGGATGTCGAGGCACTGGACGAGGGGGAGACCCGCGTCGATCATGGTGGCGAACTGGCGGGTGAAGATGGCCAACTCCTTCCCGCCGACCTTCTTCTCCGTGTTCCAGGGAAACTTGATCCCCAGGTCCGCCCCTTTCTTCCGGATCTTCATGGGCGAGATCTGCTCCCGCCGCAACTGCGCGAGTACGAACGCCTCGCTCGGGGCTTCCATCTCCCCCGAGACCGCTCCTCCCCCCCGGTTTTTCCCTTCCCAGGCGAATTTCGTCATCGTCTCCTCCGTTCATCCTTCCGGAACGTGATCATGCCTTTCGGCCCGGCCCCTGGGGGTGGCTCTGCGCCGTCGTAAGAAGATTGCGGAATTCGTCGGGATCGGAACTGCGCCCGACCGCGTCGTCCAGCGTGATCTCCCTCCGCAGGTACGTCGCGAGCAGCGACTGGTTCATCGTCTGCATCCCGAATTTCGCCTGTCCCACCTGCATCTGGGAGTAGACCTGGTGCACCTTCTCCTCCCGGATCAGGTTCCGGATCGCCGGGTTCGGGATCATCACCTCGAGGGCGAGTACACGCCCGTTCCCGCTCGCGCGGGGGATGAGGATCTGGGAGACGACCCCCTCGAGCACGAAGGAGAGCTGGGCACGGACCTGCGGCTGCTGGTAGGGGGGGAACACGTCGAGGATGCGGTTGATCGTCTGGACGCACGAGTTCGTGTGGAGGGTCGCAAACACCAGGTGCCCGGTCTCGGCGACGGTGAGCGCCGCCTCGATCGTCTCCAGGTCCCGCATCTCGCCGATGAGTACGACGTCGGGGTCCTGCCGAAGGATGTACTTGAGCGCCTTCTTGAATCCCTGCGTGTCGGCGTTGACCTCCCGCTGGTTCACGAGGCACTTCTTGTGCGGGTGGAGATACTCGATCGGGTCCTCGATCGTGATGATGTGCTCCTGCCGCTCGTTGTTGATCTTGTCGATCATCGCCGCGAGGGTGGTCGACTTCCCGGATCCGGTCGGGCCGGTCACCAGGACCAGTCCCCGGGGCTTCTTGCAAAGCTCCTTCAGGTGCGCCGGGAGTCCCAGTTCCTCGAAGGGCCGGACCCGGAACGGGATGGTGCGGAAAGCGCCGGCGACCGCCCCGCGCTGCATGTAGACGTTCGCACGGAAACGGGAGAGCCCCTTGACGCCGAAGGAGAGGTCGAGTTCCCAGTCCTCCTCGAAACGCTGCTTCTGGACCTCGGTCAGGACGCTGTAGCAAAGCCGCTTGGTGTCCTGCGGCATGAGCGGCTCGTGCGGCAACGGCATCAGGCGGCCGTCCACCCGGATCGTCGGGGCGATCCCCGTCGTGAGGTGGAGGTCGGACGCCCCCTTTTCGTACATCGTGTTGAGAAGTTCCTGTATCGTCACCATGATCGAAACTCCTTGTCGGAAAGGATCAATCCGGAGCGGTCACCCGCAGCACTTCCTCGAGCGTCGTGACCCCTTCCTCGAGCTTCGTGAGTCCGGACTGGCGGAGCGTCTTCATCCCCAGGCGAACCGCCTCCCGCTGCAGGTCGAGCGCCGAGCCGCCCCGCAGCACGAGGTCCTTGATTTCCTCCTTTATCGGCATGACCTCGTAGAGCGCGACCCGCCCGCGGAACCCGGTCCCGTTGCATTCGTCGCACCCTTTTCCCTTGGCGGGCTTGGCGAGCCGGATCCGCTCGGGCTTCATCCCCGCGTCCGCGAGCGCCTTCGGGGGGATCTTGATCTCCTCCCTGCATTTCATGCAAACCCGGCGGGCCAGCCGCTGCGCGACGATGAGGTTCAGCGACGACGAAACGAGGAAAGGCTCGATCCCCATGTTCAGAAGCCGGGTGACCGTGCTGGGGGCGTCGTTGGTGTGAAGCGTGGACAGGACCAGGTGCCCGGTGAGGGCCGACTTGACCGCGATCTCGGCGGTCTCGTAGTCCCGGATCTCCCCCACCATGATGATGTCGGGATCCTGCCGCAGGAAGGAGCGCAGGGCGGCGGCGAAGGTGAGGCCGATCTCCTCCTTCATCTGGACCTGGTTGATCCCCGCGAAGTTGTACTCCACGGGGTCCTCGGCGGTGCAGATGTTGTCGGCGACCTTGTTGAGGTCGGCGAGGGCGGAGTAAAGGGTCGTCGTCTTCCCGGACCCCGTGGGCCCGGTGACGAGGATCATGCCGAAGGGGCGGTGGATCGAATCGTTGAAGTCGACCAATTGCGGAGCCTCGAAGCCCAGCTTCGTCATGTCGAGCTGCAGGTTCGACTTGTCCAGGAGGCGGAGGACGATCTTTTCGCCGTAGATCGTCGGAAGGACGGAAACGCGGAAGTCCATCTCCCGCCCCTTCCCGATCTTCATCTTGATGCGGCCGTCCTGGGGGAGGCGCCGCTCGGCGATGTCGAGGGAGGACATGATCTTCAGCCGCGACGACAACGCATTGCGCAGCCGCAGCGGCGGGCGCATCACCTCGAAGAGAACGCCGTCCACCCGGTAGCGGACCCGGAACTCCTTCTCGTACGGCTCGATGTGGATGTCCGACGCGCGCCGCTTGATCGCCTCGGTGAGAAGGTAGTTCGCCAGTTTCACGACCGGTGCGTCGTCCACCCCCCGCTCGAGGTCGGCGGCGTCGACCTCCTCCTCGCGGATGACCTCGAGGTCCTCGTCGAGCTCGGAGATGATGTCCTTGAACTCCAACGACCGGTCGAAGAACTTGTTGATCTCGGCCGTGATCGCGCGCTCCGAGGCAAGGACCAGCTCGACGGCGTACCCCGTCTTGAACCCGATCCCGTCGATAATCGCCATGTTGGAGGGATCGGCCACCGCGACGATCATCTTCGATCCCACGCGGTTGATCGGAAGGGCGAGGTGCTTCTGGACCATCTCCTCGGGCAGGAGGCGCACGACCTCGGGATTGATCTCGTATTTCGAAAGATCGACGACGGGAAGGTTGAATTGACGGCCGAGGAACGCGAGGAGCTCCTCTTCCTTGATGAAACCGGCCTTCACCAGGACGGTTCCGATCCGTTCGTGCGTTTTCTCCTGGGCTTCGAGGGCTCCGCGCAACTGGTCGGCGGTGATCAGGTTCCCTTTCAGCAGCATCTCGCC is part of the bacterium genome and encodes:
- a CDS encoding type II secretion system F family protein, giving the protein MTKFAWEGKNRGGGAVSGEMEAPSEAFVLAQLRREQISPMKIRKKGADLGIKFPWNTEKKVGGKELAIFTRQFATMIDAGLPLVQCLDILGLQQENATFKKVILKIKEDVESGSTFADALSKHPNVFDSLFVNLVAAGEVGGMLDTILSRLADYIEKAMKLAKKIKGAMVYPSTILAVAVIVTVVLLVYVIPIFAKMFSDFGQALPAPTQFVLGLSAWTRKYFLVFIIGVFLFVALFRWYYKQESGRRNIDRLLLRMPVVGSLLQRIAVARFSRTLGTMVSSGVPILESMDIVAKTAGNKIIEEAIFKARASISEGKTIAEPLADSKVFPPMVTQMVAVGEATGALDAMLTKIADFYDDEVDSAVEAMTALLEPILMVFLGVVIGGLVIAMYLPVFKLAGAVGG
- the trmFO gene encoding methylenetetrahydrofolate--tRNA-(uracil(54)-C(5))-methyltransferase (FADH(2)-oxidizing) TrmFO, which produces MADRSVTIVGAGLAGSEAALLLSRAGVAVDLYEMRPAKLTPAHRSGRFAELVCSNSLGSVEPTSGKGLLKEELRIHGSALLPIAEASRVPAGKALAVDREEFGRRVTEAIRSCPGIRVHEEEVKEIPGDPLVILACGPLASEAIASAIRNVLGDDGFYFYDAISPIVDTATIDAGESFVADRYGVGTGDYLNLPMDRGRYEAFLAALLTAKTVPLRAFEEPRYFEGCMPVEEIARRGPETLLFGPLRPVGLRDPRTGRIPHAVVQLRKENEAGTMHNLVGFQTRLTYPEQKRVFSMIPGLSSAEFLRFGSVHRNSFLDARRHLHPWMESRSRPGLFFAGQITGVEGYVESIASGLVAAISVGLRHAGKDPRPFPRETMIGALMERITTPGPDRAQPMNANFGLLPEVSVRRKRDRKERKAEVALAAMRTFAADR
- a CDS encoding type IV pilus twitching motility protein PilT, whose amino-acid sequence is MVTIQELLNTMYEKGASDLHLTTGIAPTIRVDGRLMPLPHEPLMPQDTKRLCYSVLTEVQKQRFEEDWELDLSFGVKGLSRFRANVYMQRGAVAGAFRTIPFRVRPFEELGLPAHLKELCKKPRGLVLVTGPTGSGKSTTLAAMIDKINNERQEHIITIEDPIEYLHPHKKCLVNQREVNADTQGFKKALKYILRQDPDVVLIGEMRDLETIEAALTVAETGHLVFATLHTNSCVQTINRILDVFPPYQQPQVRAQLSFVLEGVVSQILIPRASGNGRVLALEVMIPNPAIRNLIREEKVHQVYSQMQVGQAKFGMQTMNQSLLATYLRREITLDDAVGRSSDPDEFRNLLTTAQSHPQGPGRKA
- a CDS encoding ATP-binding protein; the encoded protein is MARDPGEGTEGKRAGGRNLLLIRTGITFALLASVVSVQIRSPELLLTGGFQFLYFAVLFSYGWLLLRYAAWGSVDLPLYGVILQAVADVAFISIIVFATGLYDSIFSFMFVVVILLGSLERYLRGAVGWALLSSAAYTVLAYLQMRGILLPPGFDATSITFFQFVRSAMTHSTAFLITGVLSGLLGEEIRKGKEKVRDRDDVIQKLESFHKHVIDNMPSGLLTIDTQGTVNLVNDTACAILGMSREDTVGKPMRQVLAGVEGWEAREGRDDSRVPRAEIRFLRADGTEVFLGFSTSPMKDAEGHSIGRVVIFQDLTPIRQMEERVRIADRLAGVGELAAGLAHEIRNPLASIAGSSQLLRESAASSAESATLLDIIGRESQRLNGLITDFLAYTGPSQRNTTCLDVATLLRDVAEAVRAGEAREKGVAIELAPLKTLLVEGDGEQLKQVAWNLVRNAVQAVPSGGKVMIDGFEQIRHGARYVVAMVVDSGAGIEPENLEKIFNPFFTTKEGGTGLGLSISQRIVHQHKGFIEVRPAPGKGCAFSVFLPVASGRSVERNGDG
- a CDS encoding tyrosine-type recombinase/integrase, which gives rise to MGKPAVERFTGFLSAERNASEETVRAYRREVELLQRFLREERNAGDEDPVDWAKVTAADLRRFFSLQFDATRGDTGEKIRPATAARKVSAVRTFLGFLVAQGEIDANPAVGIPAPRCTMRLPEFLPVDEMDAFLRGLPAGTLREKRDAAILELLYSSGLRVGELCSLRMRDFSAESSTVRVTGKGRKVRVVPVGGKAVHAIDLYLAARPPACGEFRSAQDEPLFLNLRGNVGKGSGLGITPRSVARILRERLGARVGAVGRHLSPHGIRHSFATHLLESGADLRAIQEMLGHASLSTTQRYARVNVSHLVRMYEEAHPLAGRPGAPRREGRGK
- the pilB gene encoding type IV-A pilus assembly ATPase PilB, with translation MSVLANKIGEMLLKGNLITADQLRGALEAQEKTHERIGTVLVKAGFIKEEELLAFLGRQFNLPVVDLSKYEINPEVVRLLPEEMVQKHLALPINRVGSKMIVAVADPSNMAIIDGIGFKTGYAVELVLASERAITAEINKFFDRSLEFKDIISELDEDLEVIREEEVDAADLERGVDDAPVVKLANYLLTEAIKRRASDIHIEPYEKEFRVRYRVDGVLFEVMRPPLRLRNALSSRLKIMSSLDIAERRLPQDGRIKMKIGKGREMDFRVSVLPTIYGEKIVLRLLDKSNLQLDMTKLGFEAPQLVDFNDSIHRPFGMILVTGPTGSGKTTTLYSALADLNKVADNICTAEDPVEYNFAGINQVQMKEEIGLTFAAALRSFLRQDPDIIMVGEIRDYETAEIAVKSALTGHLVLSTLHTNDAPSTVTRLLNMGIEPFLVSSSLNLIVAQRLARRVCMKCREEIKIPPKALADAGMKPERIRLAKPAKGKGCDECNGTGFRGRVALYEVMPIKEEIKDLVLRGGSALDLQREAVRLGMKTLRQSGLTKLEEGVTTLEEVLRVTAPD